Below is a window of Pochonia chlamydosporia 170 chromosome 7, whole genome shotgun sequence DNA.
AGAAGAATGAGCTTCGTTGGGATGGACCTGTGCAGCCTCGGGGCCAATGATGGCTCCATGATGGGGGATTAGGGGCCGCGGTTGGAGCTGGCGGTGCGGGCGGCGCTGGAGGTGCAGGAGGAGCTGCTTGGGCAGGCGGAACAGGAGGAACGGGAGgcgctggcggtgctggcggtgcttgaAACGGAACTCCGTGTCTCCTATGTTCCTTGTGAGCTCGTCTCATCTCTCGTCTCTTCATTCGATATTCCCTCTTCTCCGCCTTGCGTTTCATACGTCGCTCCCGTCGGTATGCCTTTCGAGTTTGCCGTTGCGACTTCCTGATAGCCTTCAAGCTCGCTTGAAGTCCCTTGACTTGCGCCTTGAGTGCCTTTCTATCAAAGTTGGGATCTACAGGTCCCTTAGGGATAGCCTTCAGCTCTGCCTTTAGTGCCTTTACGTCGCTCTTGGTGACAACTTGATCTGGCAAAGCGGTCCATTCTCGAAGACGTTCAGTATACACGGGCAGCTGGTGGTCCTTGATATCGTCGTAGTCGGGCAGGGAGCCGATAGATGACTCAGAGCTGCTAGAGGATTCTGaagagatggatgatgcagaCGGCGACCGCTCGTGTTTGTCTTTGCTGTCTTGATGCCATGCCCTTCCACGGTCTTCTGAGTGTCGGCCGCCACGGCGCCCATGCCAACCGTGATGTCCGTGATGCCAGTCATTATGCCGGTCGTGACCGTCGTGACGGCCACCACGGCGGCGATCCCATCCTGAGCCACCGCCGAATGTCCACGACGGGCCAGGAGGTCCGCTGGGTGCTGACCACGACGGGCCAGAAGGTCCGCTTGGTCCAGGGGCGCTAGGCCATGGGACATTTCGTTGCGAGCACCCAGCCGACCCTGAAGGTTGGGTCTTCTTGCCCATGGTGATGCCGTCGCTGTCCATGACCAGACTGCTAATTTTTATGCCGTTGCTGTCCAAAACGACGGAGTCTCCGTACCGAATGCCATTCTTATCAATAGACCACTTGCCGAAACGGGAGGCATTAGCATCActctgctgttgctgttgttccctctgttgttgctgctgttctctttgctgctgctgctgttctctctgctgctgttgctgttctctttgctgctctctctgttgctgctgctgctccctctgctgctgctgctgttccctctgctgttgttgtcgttCTCTCTCCTGCTGCCGCAGTTCCCTCCGCCGCTCAGCATCCTCAAATTCCACTCCCCAAGCACCCGGCATTCTCGTCTCGGGGTCCAGCCTCACAGTTATACCCCTCGGCCCAAAGAACCCATCATTCCACTGCTGCACAGTCCCCTCAATCTCAGATCTACTTCTCGTCGTCGCAACCCCATTCTCCCTCATCTGCTCCAACTGCGCCTCAGCCTGAGACCTCCCGCTCGTGGAACTAGCATCACTCCTACCCTCTGACCTCAACTTTCTCTCGATAACCGCCTCATTACCCCTAGTCGTATGATCCGGCAGCAAAAAGTTGACGAATGTAGCCCAGTCCTGTGGCGTGACATCCCTCGCAGCCCATTCGTGCTGATAGGGCAAATCATCCGGCAGAGAATTACTCTCTACTTTGACGGTGTGAATGAGCGTTTCTGCGGGTGGATTAGCTGGCGGAGGTCGTGAGTCAAAGTATAGCGATGCGCCGGGTTGCTGTGCGTGTTGCTGTGATTCCAGGTGACTATTCGACGAGGTACGAGGCGTCAGGGGAGGTGTGTAGACGACGTCTCCTGTGGATGAGGCATCGTCGAGAGGGGTGAAGCCGGTGTGGGATGTTGTAGAGGCGGCGGAACGAGGGGCAGCCGAGTTGGAGTAGATGTCGGTTTCTGAGTAGGGCGGAGGCGCATCGTCTACGTTGACGTGCAGATTATTCATGGTTGAATCCTTCGCTTGGCGATATGCTTTTTGTGTGAGGTTTTTGCGTGTGATGGGATGAAGATTCTGGTAGTGTTTGGTTGTCGAGATGTCTTGAGCTC
It encodes the following:
- a CDS encoding ring finger domain-containing protein (similar to Metarhizium robertsii ARSEF 23 XP_007819327.2); the encoded protein is MNNLHVNVDDAPPPYSETDIYSNSAAPRSAASTTSHTGFTPLDDASSTGDVVYTPPLTPRTSSNSHLESQQHAQQPGASLYFDSRPPPANPPAETLIHTVKVESNSLPDDLPYQHEWAARDVTPQDWATFVNFLLPDHTTRGNEAVIERKLRSEGRSDASSTSGRSQAEAQLEQMRENGVATTRSRSEIEGTVQQWNDGFFGPRGITVRLDPETRMPGAWGVEFEDAERRRELRQQERERQQQQREQQQQQREQQQQQREQQREQQQQQREQQQQQREQQQQQREQQQQQSDANASRFGKWSIDKNGIRYGDSVVLDSNGIKISSLVMDSDGITMGKKTQPSGSAGCSQRNVPWPSAPGPSGPSGPSWSAPSGPPGPSWTFGGGSGWDRRRGGRHDGHDRHNDWHHGHHGWHGRRGGRHSEDRGRAWHQDSKDKHERSPSASSISSESSSSSESSIGSLPDYDDIKDHQLPVYTERLREWTALPDQVVTKSDVKALKAELKAIPKGPVDPNFDRKALKAQVKGLQASLKAIRKSQRQTRKAYRRERRMKRKAEKREYRMKRREMRRAHKEHRRHGVPFQAPPAPPAPPVPPVPPAQAAPPAPPAPPAPPAPTAAPNPPSWSHHWPRGCTGPSQRSSFFFGPDGPLGERGPFGPHGPLGPHGPFGPRGWGGNCGSGRGRGRGCGPNIPPGPWSVPHGGSPRDAPGAWPEDDHESGISSHIPPPGASSASKYKAMEEVEAEINKLVTKAADAKEGRGAMEKEIEALTEKLEVLRMEADGAYARELAE